In a single window of the Acetivibrio clariflavus DSM 19732 genome:
- the sigI gene encoding RNA polymerase sigma-I factor, whose product MLFLFSIYNSEVKEDLASIIDRIKAGDDQLREEFIVDYIPFIIKVLSNSVKNKIDIKNSDEYSIGLIAFNEAIEKYDNSKNKKGFNFFSFAEMVIKRRIIDYFRISSKNKEMPFSYFEWDDEHFEDKFLQDESSAGYERIEVFQEIKHYSEMLKSFGIKISELHKYTPKHSDSIRMCVEIGRKIAENKEVFNKLVKKKYFPMKDIMKFVNVHPSTIEKNRKFIISVSLIYGNNYEHLKSYFNSGR is encoded by the coding sequence TTGTTATTTCTTTTTTCAATATATAACTCCGAAGTTAAGGAGGATTTAGCCAGCATTATCGATAGAATCAAAGCGGGAGACGATCAACTCAGAGAAGAATTCATTGTAGATTACATTCCTTTTATAATCAAAGTACTTTCCAATTCGGTAAAAAATAAGATTGATATAAAGAACAGTGATGAATACAGTATTGGTTTAATAGCTTTTAATGAAGCAATTGAGAAATATGATAACAGCAAGAATAAAAAAGGGTTTAACTTTTTTTCCTTTGCAGAGATGGTAATAAAAAGAAGAATAATTGACTATTTCAGGATTAGCTCGAAAAATAAGGAAATGCCTTTCTCATATTTTGAATGGGATGATGAGCATTTTGAGGACAAATTCCTTCAGGATGAATCGTCGGCAGGATATGAGAGAATTGAAGTGTTTCAGGAAATAAAGCATTATTCGGAGATGCTTAAAAGTTTTGGCATAAAAATAAGTGAGCTACATAAATATACGCCCAAACACAGTGATTCTATCAGGATGTGCGTGGAGATAGGTCGTAAAATTGCAGAGAATAAAGAGGTTTTCAATAAGCTTGTAAAAAAGAAGTATTTTCCTATGAAAGATATAATGAAATTTGTAAACGTACATCCCAGCACGATAGAAAAAAACAGGAAATTTATTATATCGGTAAGCCTTATTTATGGCAATAACTATGAGCATCTTAAATCATACTTTAATAGTGGCAGGTGA